GAAACGGACATTGGACGTATGCGATCCACCTCGAAAAATCCCGGGTTCTTCCGGTCGGGGTCGATCGAGATGGGAGGTGGGGAAATCACGCGGCAATTGCGCGCGGAACTCTCGGAGATGATAGCCGACTCCATGGAAAAGATCGGCTACCGTGTTGATCTGGGACTGCCGTTGAGAGCATGACGGCCGGCTCCGCTGAACTTCCAGACGGAACCGACCGCTTCTCCCGAGCTACGTCCGTGTAGCCCCCTTCGGTGTTATATCAGGGACCTGATGGCGCCGCGCCCAGATCCCAGAGGGCGGTATCCCAGTCCCATGAACCATTGTCGGTGAACGAGGCGGCTGAGCCCAGCGCCATGTAGCTCGAGGTGCCCGCTGCGGCATTGGTGCCGGGGGCCGTCACGGCCACCGAGCCCCAGTTGGTGTACTTCTGATATCCGAACTGACGTGCGCTGGCCGCGGCATTGCCCGGCATATCCGCGCCGATCCACACCACGCTCAATCCGTCGGTCGAGGCATAGGCCAGAGCCGGCATGATCGTACCGCCCAGGGTTCCACTGGTGGTCGGCATGAACGCCGCGCCATCGATCGAGGCATAGGTGAATTTGCCGACCGCTGCAACGCCAAGGTTCTGGTCAATGCGTTGGCGCGCATTACCGTTCACGCCATCCTGCTGGAAAGTCTGGCTCGCGACCTGCTGGTTCATATACAGATCGGCGCCGCCACCACCGCTGGTGGGGATGGTGAGATCTCCGCCAGGCTTAAAGGCGGCTTCGAAAAGCTTCATCCTGAAGTCCATGCCGCCATCCACGATACCCTGGCTGACCGCGACGTTATTGGTGTTGACGCCGCTGGCGAAGGTTTCGGTTTCCTGCCAGAATCCCAGGCCCGCGGCCGGGGTTCCGTTGGCATCCTCTTCCACCGTGATCGTGCGGATGAAAGAGACTCCGCTGCCGGGATCAGTCACCTGCTGCATGAACATACCCGGGCTGGTGGCGTCGAGCGTCACACAAGTCCAGGTGGTTGAGCACTCGGTCGAGGTGTCGGTGACGACACCGTTGGTGACAGAGTATTGATCGAAGGCGAGCGGGCCGTCATGTAAAATTGCGGCACCGGCCAGGGCAGCGCTCGAGACAAAAAGTCCCCCCATCGTCGCCGTTGCCGCCTTGAGAAGATACTTGTAATTCATGTTTTTCTCCTATCGCAATGCGATGTTCGGTGTGCCGTTAGGGCAGGATGTAGTCGTTGGCGTAGGTGCCCGGAGCGGGCGGCGCAAGCAACCCGCTGCTGATGGAGTTGGTGAAATACTCCTGCGGCTGTGTGCCGAACAGCGCCGTGTTCCATCCGAACTGTGTTCCACTGATCTCCGCGCTCGCGCCACCGGAGATGTCGACCACAAAATTGCCATTACCATCCGCATTGCTTGCCGTGATTGAGGTGCCTCCGGCATTGGTTTTCTGCGCCTGACCCGTCGTAGTGACCACGGTGTAGCGCTGCAGACCCAGGGTACGATCGAACTGGCTGCCGATACCCGAGGCGGCCTGCGTCAGCCAAACTGCCGTGACGGCGTTGCCAGCCGCATAGGCAAGGGTCTGTTCCTGTGACCCGCCCGGATCGAGAGTCAGGGTGCCGCCCGCGGAAAGCAGGCCCGCGCGCCGGACCGTGATGGTGCCTTCATTGCCCGTGCCGCCACCGGCGGTTCCGCCGGTCGAATAGTGATTCAATTCCAGATAGGTGGTAGCACCTTCATGGAAGTGCCAGTCCATGCTGCGCGTGGTCGCGCCCAATCCCTGTTCCTGATCGGCGATGAAAGCAGCGATGCCGATCAGGGTACCTGAGCCGATTTCGGCCATGGTCGACATCGCATCGTTACCGATCTGGGTGCCGGCCTTGATGATGCTGCGGTTGACATAGTCGCCGGAACCGTCCTGCGCACCGATCATGCCTTCGCTCCTGAAGCCCAGTGCCTGAACGGCCGCCAGGTCACTTGCACTGGCGCCTTCATCGGTCACGATGGTGCGAAAGTAGGCGACAGTGGTGTCGGCATCGTCGGTGACCCGCTGCTGCAGGATTCCGTTGCCGGTGGCGTCCAGGCTGGTGCAGGTGTATCCGGCCGGACAGGTCGCCGTGATTGTTCCGCCTGAAACCGTCCATGCGTCATATCCCCCGATGGGAGCCGCCATGGCTGCACCGCCCACGAACAAGGTGGCCGCGGATGCCATGGTTATTGCTGTAATTTTCTTCATTGAGATGCTCTCCTGTATGTGTACGCACACATGTTTCTCAGCTAGATGTAGCGGCATCTCGTGCGAAATTATTAGTTCGATGGTCCAAATAATTGTTGTGAAAACAGTAGGTTTTTGCACACATCCCGGAGATGTTTCAGTAGGAAGAAAGGCTGATGCGTAATGTTTCGATATATGTGATGGCCATCACGCTTTCTTCAAGATCTCCTATGGGCGGGATGCTCCTGAATTCAAATAGTTAATTGGTTGTGCTGGTCTGATATCGGGCGTTGTATCCTCAAGCTGCCGGTCGATGGGAATATCTTCAATGGGTTTCATAGGGTTTATGGACATGGATGTCCGGCATTACTCATAATGAGATTCACATAGGTAATATCCTGAGGCGCGGTATACATATGGAATACTTCTTTCCAGTTCTACTGGCAGTGTTGCTGATCCTGTTCCTGGCGACCAATTTCGATCTGGTATCCACGGTCGTGGGCTACCTGCTGATGGTTGGGATGATCACGGCTGCAGTCGGCGCGATCGCTTACGGCTTGTATGAAGCTCTGGGATCCCGGAGCGCGATCTTTCTCGTGCTTGTCGCTTTGGGGATATGGGCTGTCACCAGGGCGCGTGATTCTGTGAGCGGATTTATCAGGGGATTCGCCGCGGGATATCGCACCGGGCCAGGCGAAAAGGCCTGACAACACAATGTGACCATGCAGTTCCAGCGCCTGGTCTTTTGACGTGCGCCGTAACATGGCATTAAGCGGCATCACTGCGGTTTGTCCTGTCCGGCCCCGCGCCACATTCACAGAGCCTATGGTCTGATCGGTTCATGACGTTTCCCTGGGAACTGATCGTCATCCTGCTGCTGATTCTGCTCAATGGCTTTTTCGCCATGTCCGAGCTCGCAGTGATCTCCTCGCGACGTGCCCGCCTGAAGGCCCTGGCAGAGGCCGGCAGCAAAACCGCGCGCAGTGCACTGAAGCTCTCCGAGTCTCCCGGGCCGTTTCTGTCTACGGTCCAGATCGGCATTACCATGATCGGGATTTTTGCCGGCGCCTACGGAGAAAAGACCCTGACGGCTTCACTTTCGGGGTGGCTGGCGCAATTTCCCGGGTTCGTCTCAGTCAGCGATATCCTTGCTCTGGCAATCGTCGTCGCGGGGATTACCTATTTTTCCCTGATTCTGGGTGAACTGGTGCCGAAGCGGATCGCCCTGGCGAATGCGGAGCGCATCGCATCTCTGGTAGCTCCACCCATGAAGCTGCTTGCCACCATCTTTACGCCAATGGTGGTTGTGCTGGATGCGTCCACCCGTTTCGTGCTCCGTCTGCTGGGCCGCCATGCCGTGGCGGCGAACAAGATTACCGATGAAGAAATCAGATCCCTGATTTCCGAAGCGGCCGACACAGGTGTAGTCGAACGTGCCGAGGGGAACATGATTCGCGGCGTGATGCGTCTTGCCGACCGCCCCATCCAGGCCCTGATGACGCCACGAGTCGAGATTGTATGGATCGATATCGGATCGACGGAGCAGGATATCCGTCAGCTGCTGCGAGACAGTACGTACAACCGTTTCCCGGTCAGTCGGGGTGAACTCGACGATGTCGTGGGAGTCGTCCAGATGCGGGATCTGCTGGAGCGGAGGCTAGCCGGGGAGGCGCTCGACGTGCGGGATGTGCTGCGGCAACCGCTGTTCGTTCATGAGAACATCAGCGCCCTGAATGCCCTGGAGCAACTGCGTGGGAACGAAGTGCGGATGGCAGTCGTAGTGGATGAATATGGTGAGATCCAGGGATTGGTAACTCCGACAGATATTTTGACGGCGATCGCGGGTGAACTCGCCGATAGTGCGGACGAGGGCGAGCCGCTGGTCGTCCGCCGGGACGACGGTTCATGGCTGCTCGATGGCGGTTTGCCTGTCGACGAGGCGCGCGATCTGCTTGGGCTGCATTCGCTAACTCAAGACGCATCGTTCCATACCCTGGCCGGACTGATGTTGCACCAATTCGGGCATGTTCCCTCCGCAGGCGAACATTTCGTTATGGACAACTACCGGTTTGAGGTCGTCGATATGGACGGGCACCGTGTAGACAAGATTTTGGTTTCGCCCGCTGGCGCCCCTCTGGAAACGGATATCGCCACCTCGGGTTAGGCCTCAAACCCGCCTATTATTCGTCTGATTTCCCCGGAACATCGCTTGACTGAATCGGATGGTCAGAAGACAAGCATGACCAGCTGATGGCGCATGGCGCAGGGTTCTTATCTATAGAATCGCATCGCGTGAGCAACTCCGAATCCACTGGGAACAACATGCGATCTGGCGTTCGACCGATCTGTCTTAAATTTGGACAGTGGCCGGTCAGGTAGTTGGCGATCGCGGATTTGAATAAAAAATAAGACAGGCTTGCCCCGGCGCATGGCCACCGGATGGCGGGCAGGTCGCCGCGTTTTTCCGGTCCTTGCAATTCCTCTCGTGGCGCTGTTAGTATTGAGAATAATTATTATATGCATTTATGTTGCGGCTGCTGCTGACGCAGCCCGACAGTTATTTCGCACATGAAGGACAGGGCGATACCATGGGCTCCGACATCCCAGCAGTCCCGCGCCAGATTCCCTCGCGCGTTGCCGCCAGTCTGCTGGGCGGATATGTGCTCACCTGGGGATTCACCGTGCTGGGAATCGCCTTGCTGGCGATTTTGGGCATGCCGTTCGAGGACGCCTACAAGCTGACCATGATGCTGGCGTTCCTGGTGTTTCTGGCCGCCTTCTGCTGGACATTCGCGGCGGCCAGCGTCGCCCAGGTGTGGGCCGTATTGACCGGCGGCGGCGCAGTCATGACGGGTGCGGCATGGTCGATATCGCGGTTTCTGTCATAAGGTCGGATATATAGGATTCATCGGCGATGTTCCAGTCCTTTCGCCTCTCGATGGCGTGGTTGCATACCTGGTTCGGCCTGGTGCTGGGCTTCGTGCTCATGGCGGCCTTTTTTTTCGGGGCCTTGTCGGTGTTCGACCGCGAGATCGATCGCTGGACGGTACCCGAGACGCGCTTCGCGCCGCAACCGATGCCTTCGTTCGACAAGGTGCTGGCGCCGGTCTTCTTTCACCAGCTCAGGCCGCATCCGGACGATATGGAGGCTACCGCTGAGCGCGTGATCGGGGAGCTCCCGCATCCGGACACGCTGAAACTGTCATCCTTGTACGCCTATACCACGCACCGCGACCCGGTCTTGTCGATCGGCGGCGAGTTCGGCATTCCCAACAAGCCCAGGGATGCGTCGGACGGGCATCAGCATGTGCACGGCTGGGCAAGCATCGATCCGCGCGATGGCAGAATGCTGAGCGATGACCAGCTCAATATCGGCACCGATTTCTTCTATCCGATGCACTACGGTTTGCACCTGCACTGGATGAATCTGGGGATCTGGATCGTCGGCCTGGCGGCGTTGGCGATGCTGGCGGCGCTGGTCAGTGGGATCGTCATACACCGCAAGATTTTCCGCGAGTTTTTCACCTTCCGGCCCAGGAAACAGGTCCAGCGCAGCACACTTGATCTGCATAATCTCACCGGGGTAGTTGCCCTGCCGTTCCACTTTTTCTTCGCGCTGACCGGGCTGATCATCTTCGCCGGCATCTATTTCCCGGTTACCGAGACCATGCTGAAGCCCATGGCGCTGGCGCATCAACAGGCCGAGGCGGCGGAGAAGGGGCTGGCCTTTGAGCCTTCCGGCGTGCCGGCGGAACTCGCTTCGGTGGATGCGATGGTTGCCGAGGCCAAGCGCCGCTGGGCCGAGCGCGGCATGCCCGGCGAGGTGGGCTACCTGGAGATCAATCACATCGGTGATGCCAGCAGTTATGTCAGCATCTACCGCGCCGGCAGCGACCGCGTCACGCTGGTGGGACAGGCCGTGCATTTCGAGGGGCCTACCGGCCGGGTGATATATGAGGAACCGCCGGCGACGACGGTTTCCGGAATCAATGACTTTCTGGCCGGACTGCACCTGCAGCATTTCAAGCACTGGCTGCTGAGATGGTTCTACGTATTGGGCGGACTGGCCGGCTGCGTCTGCATCGCCACGGGCTTCATCTTTTTTGTCGAGAAACGCAAGCGCCAGCACGCGAGCCAGGGCCTGTCGGGTTCGCGCTGGGTAGATGCCCTGGCGGTGGCTACGGTGACTGGAATGCTCATCGCAACGCTTTCGATCCTGGTAGCCAATCGGCTGTTGCCGGCTGACCTGGCGCATCGCAGTGACTGGGAAGAGCGGATTTTTTGGTTCGCCTGGCTGGTGGCGCTGGCGCATGCCTGGTGGCGTACCGCCCCGGTGCTGCGGACAAAGATCGCCCCCGCCTGGGCGGAGCAGTGCTGGACCGTGGCCATACTGGCCCTGGCTGCGGTGGTGCTGAACTGGGTCACCACGGGCGATCATCTGCTGCGGACCCTCGGCGAGGGTTACTGGCCGGTGGCGGGATTTGACCTTGCCCTGCTGTTCAGCGCGGGGGTAGTTCTGCTGGCCGCCCTGCATCTGCACCAAAGGGCGCGCGCCACGGGGACCGCGGTAGACCAAGAGCCTGCAGACGATAACGACGGTCTGATGCGGGGGGCAGATCATGCCTGAGGCGCTGTCCCTCGCCACGGCGCTGGCATGTAACGTGATCGGCCTGGCCTGGCTTGCGCTCGCCATGCAGGCGCACTGGCAGCAGGTGGTCGGCCAGCGCGTCTTGCCGGTGCGCACTGCGACTGCCTTACGCATGCTGGGTATTGCCGGACTCCTCGTATCGATGGTGATTTGTGTGGGTACCGACCATGCCTCGATGGCCGCGCTGGTCTGGGTCATGTCCCTGGCCGCGGCCGCGCTCATGGTTGCATTCACGCTGACCTGGAGGCCGCGTGTCTTCGCGCCGCTGGTGTTCTGGTCGCGCTCCTCCCGCGACCCTTGCATCGAGGATTCAGCCGGTATCTGATCCCACAGCACCCTCCGTTTGCAGTATTCCCAAGGGAGGCTTGATTGCTTCGAATGAAAATACTTAATGAATTAGGGTCGAAGCCCGTACGGCTGTGGCTCCGGAATGCCGGTCTGGCCGATCGACTCCGAGGAGCGTTTCTTCGCCGCACAGGGGCAAGGTGAGACCGGCCAGCAATAACTCCCCGGCCAGAAGAAGAGCGTGGGTGCCGGCCCGACGGCAGGCGGTAGGCGGTATCCAGTCCGACAGGGCGGATGCCGCTGCATTTTTACGATTGTGCTGCAGCAGCCCGATGATCCGCAGCACGCGGCGCTCGTCCCGACCCAGGAGGTGGCAATGCATGGGGCGGAAATCCAGCGGTTCGTACGTGGCGAGCACGATTGCTTCCATCAATTCATGGAAGGCCATGGATCCCTTTTCCGATACCCCCGCGGTGGCGAGTCCTTCGTACCAGTGGATGCCCATGTTCCGCTCGGCAGGTCCACAGGCCGCCGTCACCCACAGGCGCAGGGTCGTGACCAGCACGAGTTCGGGCGTGGTCAGGGTCCCCTGCGGGGTGGCATCGGGGTCGGGCAGCGTTTGTTTTCTGTGATTCATCGAATACGCCTTCCCTTGCCGTGCGTCGGATCTGGCCAGTATATATATTGCCGCCTCTCAGTTGCAAATAATTCTCATTTAATTTAATTACCCTGGCGGGGGAAACGGGTGCGTCGGTGTCTGCCGGGGAAGACGCCCCTGGTTTGGTTCGCAGTCTCCTTGGCAGCCCAGTCATGACAGCGGTTCGTTCCGGAAGCTAGGCAGCCGAGAGGGCGGACAGGAGATGAAGGCTGGTGAATCGGGTCGATGTCCTAGGTTCGCCCATGCGCGGAGTGGGTGCTGGACTGCTTTGCCGTCGGCCGGAGATTCAGGGAATCCGGGATGTGAGCGCGCTGGATCCGCGGCAGCCCATTGAAGCGATCATGGTTGTATATCATGAAGTTAAGTGTTTGTTGAAAAACAAAAGTCATATTCCTATAATATGGCACCCACCGGGCGGGTCCGCCGTAGTCCAGGACTTGCCGTAGTTCAGGACTTGCGCTGCGCCGCCAACGGGGGCGGGAACTGTAGCAGTAGTTTCCGGTCTACACAGGCAGCCGATGCCGTTCTGGCGCCGGGCGGGGGAATTGAAGTGGGCCTATGGGCCCATTTTTGTTTTTAGCAGGGTTGATGCATGGGCATGGAAATTACCGCGCGATTGCGGCAGATGCTGGAGCCGGCGGTGGCGCTGCATGGCTGCGAATTGGTCGCCGTGGAGTATTTCCCGCAGGGCAACAACCAGACACTGCGCGTGTACATCGACAAGCAGGATGGTGTTACGGTCGATGACTGCGAACGGGTGAGTCATCAGATCAGCGGTGTGCTCGACGTTGAGGATCCGATCGCAGGCCATTATCTGCTGGAGGTATCGTCGCCAGGGCTGGACCGGCCGTTGGAAGGCGCGCGCGACTTCGAGCGTTTTCGGGGCAGGGAGGTTCGTCTGCGCCTGCATGCGGCGTTGAACGGGCAGCGTAATTTCAAGGGATTGTTGATGGGCTTGCGCGGCGAGCAGGTGGTGCTGGAAGTCGACGGCCGGGAAATCGAACTCCCATTGCGGGATGTCGACCGGGCGCGTCTGGTCCCCGACATCTGATATGTAGTAATGATCAGGCAGAGGCAACGGAGATGAGTAAAGAAATTCTGATGGTCGTGGACGCGGTGTCCAATGAACGCGGCATCGGCAGGGACGTTATCGTTGGCGCGATCGAGTCGGCGCTGGCGGCTGCCACCAAGAAGCGCTACACCGAGGATGTCGACGTGCGGGTTTCCATCAATCGCGATACGGGCGATTACGAGACGTTCCGCCGCTGGCAGGTGGTGGAGGATTCCGTGGTCATGGAGAATCCCGATGCCCAGATCCGCCTGGATGACGCGGTGGACGTGAATCCCGATGTCAAAGTCGGTGACTTCATTGAAGAACCGATCGAATCCGTGGCCTTCGGCCGCATCGCCGCCCAGACCGCCAAACAGGTGATCATTCAGAAGGTGCGCGAGGCGGAGCGCGCCCATATCGTCGAACAGTATCACGACCGGGTGGGCGAACTGCTTACCGGCGTGGTGAAGCGGGCCGATCGTGGCAGCATTGTGATTGACGTTGGCGCCAACGCCGAGGCCCAGCTTTCCCGCGAGGATATCATCCCGCGTGAATCCGTCCGTCCGGGTGACCGCCTGCGCGTGTACCTGAAGGCGGTGCGGCCCGAATCACGCGGCCCGCAGCTGCACGTCAGTCGTACCGCGCCCGAACTGCTCATCGAGTTGTTCAAGCTCGAGGTTCCCGAGGTGGGCGAAGGTTTGATTGAGATCGTGAGCGCCGCGCGCGACCCCGGTTCGCGCGCGAAGATCGCGGTCAAGGCCCATGACGAGCGTATCGATCCGGTGGGTGCCTGCGTCGGCATGCGCGGCTCGCGAGTGCAGAGCGTCTCCAACGAACTGGCGGGCGAACGTATTGACATCATCCTGTGGGATGAGAATCCGGCCCAGTTCGTCATCAATGCCATGTCGCCCGCCGAAGTCGAGTCCATCGTGGTGGACGAAGAGTCGGGCAGCATGGATCTGGCGGTCAAGGAGGAACACCTGTCGCAGGCGATCGGCCGTGGCGGCCAGAACGTGCGGCTGGCCAGCCAGTTGACCGGCTGGGAGCTGAACATCATGACTGAGCAGCAGGCCGAGGAGAAGAGTGAGGCCGAGGCGAATGCGCTCAAGCAGCTGTTCATGGAACAACTGGATGTTGACGAGGAAATTGCCTCCATCTTTGTGCAGGAAGGTTTCTCGAGCATCGAGGAAATCGCTTATGTGCCCACCAAGGAATTGATCGAGATCGAGGAGTTCGACGAGGACATCGTGCAGGAGCTGCGCGCCCGGGCGCGCGACGTGCTGCTGACGCGCGCCATTGCGAACGAAGAAGACACGGACGGACGGGAGCCGGCGGAGGACCTGCTCGCGCTGGATGGCATGGATGCGGAGCTGGCGCACAAGCTGGCGGCCAAGGGGATCGTGACCCAGGAGGATCTCGCCGAGCAATCGGTCGACGACCTGCTCGAGATCGAGGGCATCGAAGAGGGGCAGGCACGCGAGCTGATCATGGCCGCGCGCGCGCCCTGGTTTGCCGCGGAAGAGCAGCAAAGCTGATATTTTACTCTTCGATCGATATAGAGAACCGAAACGGAAGCATTCAACTTCATGGCGGACGTGACAGTAAGACAACTGGCGGAAGTGGTCGGCATCCCGGTCGATCGTCTGATCCTGCAACTGGGCGAGGCCGGGTTGCCGATCACGGACGCGGATCAGACCATCAGCGACAAGGACAAGATGGAGCTGTTGACCCATCTGCGCAACTCGCATGGCAAGGACAGCGACAAGAGCGAACCGAAGAAGATCACGCTGCGGCGCAAGACGGTCGGTGAGCTCAAGCTGACTACGCCGACGCACGGACGCGCCAAGCCGCAGACGCGCAAGGTGAACGTCGAATACCGGCGCAAACGTACTTACGCCATGCGCGGCGAATTGCCGCCCGAGGGAGCTGAGCCGGCCGTTGAGGAACAGCCGATGGCGCCGCCGGCGGAGCAGGCGCAGATCGAGGTGCCGGCGCCGGTCGTGGAAGCCGCCCCGCCGGTCATCGTCGAGCCGGTGCGCGAGCTGGTGCCCGACATCATCGTGGTTCCGTCCACCGTGGAAGCAAAGCCGACGGATGGGGCGCGTCCTTCCGCGCCCGCGGCCGAGACGGAAGAGTCCGGCGACAAGAAAGGGAAGCGCCGCAAGAAACGCGACGAACGCGAGACCAAATACGGCCGCGAGGAGCTGCATGTCAGCGCGGCGCCGGGCGGCGCTCGGCGCAAGAAGAAGACCAAGATGAAAACCGCGTCGTTCAATACGCCGCGGCACGGCTTCGAGAAACCGACCCAACCCATCGTGCGCGTGGTGACCATCCCCGAGACGATCACGGTGGCCGAGCTGGCGCAGAAAATGTCGGTGAAGGCGGCCGAGGTCATCAAGGCGATGATGACCATGGGCAGCATGGTGACCATCAACCAGGTGATCGATCAGGAAACGGCGGCGGTGGTGGTCGAGGAGATGGGCCACAAGGTACAGTTGCTGCAGGAGAACGCGATCGAGGAGCAAGTGCTCGAGCGTGATCATGAGGATGAGGGTGAGGAGACCCCGCGTCCCCCTATCGTCACCATCATGGGGCACGTCGACCACGGCAAGACCTCGCTGCTCGACTACATCCGTCGCACCAAGGTGGCGGCCGGCGAGGCTGGCGGAATTACCCAGCACATCGGCGCCTACCACGTGGAAACCGATCGTGGCGTCATCACCTTCCTCGATACCCCCGGTCACGCCGCCTTCACGGCGATGCGCGCGCGCGGCGCCAGGATCACCGACATTGTGGTACTGATCGTGGCCGCCGATGACGGCGTCAAGCCGCAGACCCTGGAGGCAATCAAGCACGCCAAGGCCGCCAAGGTACCGATCGTCGTCGCCATCAACAAGATCGACAAGCCGGACGCCGATCCGGATCGCGTCAGGCACGAACTCGCCGCGCAGGAGATCATTCCGGAAGACTGGGGCGGCGATACCATATTCACCCAGGTTTCCGCCAAGACCGGATTGGGCGTCGATGACGTGCTGGAAGCCATCCTGCTGCAGGCCGAGGTAATGGAGCTCAAGGCGGTGCCGGAGCGTGCCGCGGCCGGCACCGTGATCGAATCCAGTCTCGACAAGGGGCGCGGACCGGTCGCCACCATCCTGGTTCAGAACGGCACCCTGCACAAGGGCGACGTGATC
This genomic window from Gammaproteobacteria bacterium contains:
- a CDS encoding HlyC/CorC family transporter, giving the protein MTFPWELIVILLLILLNGFFAMSELAVISSRRARLKALAEAGSKTARSALKLSESPGPFLSTVQIGITMIGIFAGAYGEKTLTASLSGWLAQFPGFVSVSDILALAIVVAGITYFSLILGELVPKRIALANAERIASLVAPPMKLLATIFTPMVVVLDASTRFVLRLLGRHAVAANKITDEEIRSLISEAADTGVVERAEGNMIRGVMRLADRPIQALMTPRVEIVWIDIGSTEQDIRQLLRDSTYNRFPVSRGELDDVVGVVQMRDLLERRLAGEALDVRDVLRQPLFVHENISALNALEQLRGNEVRMAVVVDEYGEIQGLVTPTDILTAIAGELADSADEGEPLVVRRDDGSWLLDGGLPVDEARDLLGLHSLTQDASFHTLAGLMLHQFGHVPSAGEHFVMDNYRFEVVDMDGHRVDKILVSPAGAPLETDIATSG
- a CDS encoding iron uptake protein; its protein translation is MGSDIPAVPRQIPSRVAASLLGGYVLTWGFTVLGIALLAILGMPFEDAYKLTMMLAFLVFLAAFCWTFAAASVAQVWAVLTGGGAVMTGAAWSISRFLS
- a CDS encoding PepSY domain-containing protein yields the protein MFQSFRLSMAWLHTWFGLVLGFVLMAAFFFGALSVFDREIDRWTVPETRFAPQPMPSFDKVLAPVFFHQLRPHPDDMEATAERVIGELPHPDTLKLSSLYAYTTHRDPVLSIGGEFGIPNKPRDASDGHQHVHGWASIDPRDGRMLSDDQLNIGTDFFYPMHYGLHLHWMNLGIWIVGLAALAMLAALVSGIVIHRKIFREFFTFRPRKQVQRSTLDLHNLTGVVALPFHFFFALTGLIIFAGIYFPVTETMLKPMALAHQQAEAAEKGLAFEPSGVPAELASVDAMVAEAKRRWAERGMPGEVGYLEINHIGDASSYVSIYRAGSDRVTLVGQAVHFEGPTGRVIYEEPPATTVSGINDFLAGLHLQHFKHWLLRWFYVLGGLAGCVCIATGFIFFVEKRKRQHASQGLSGSRWVDALAVATVTGMLIATLSILVANRLLPADLAHRSDWEERIFWFAWLVALAHAWWRTAPVLRTKIAPAWAEQCWTVAILALAAVVLNWVTTGDHLLRTLGEGYWPVAGFDLALLFSAGVVLLAALHLHQRARATGTAVDQEPADDNDGLMRGADHA
- a CDS encoding DUF3325 domain-containing protein; the protein is MPEALSLATALACNVIGLAWLALAMQAHWQQVVGQRVLPVRTATALRMLGIAGLLVSMVICVGTDHASMAALVWVMSLAAAALMVAFTLTWRPRVFAPLVFWSRSSRDPCIEDSAGI
- the rimP gene encoding ribosome maturation factor RimP, translating into MEITARLRQMLEPAVALHGCELVAVEYFPQGNNQTLRVYIDKQDGVTVDDCERVSHQISGVLDVEDPIAGHYLLEVSSPGLDRPLEGARDFERFRGREVRLRLHAALNGQRNFKGLLMGLRGEQVVLEVDGREIELPLRDVDRARLVPDI
- the nusA gene encoding transcription termination/antitermination protein NusA, which encodes MSKEILMVVDAVSNERGIGRDVIVGAIESALAAATKKRYTEDVDVRVSINRDTGDYETFRRWQVVEDSVVMENPDAQIRLDDAVDVNPDVKVGDFIEEPIESVAFGRIAAQTAKQVIIQKVREAERAHIVEQYHDRVGELLTGVVKRADRGSIVIDVGANAEAQLSREDIIPRESVRPGDRLRVYLKAVRPESRGPQLHVSRTAPELLIELFKLEVPEVGEGLIEIVSAARDPGSRAKIAVKAHDERIDPVGACVGMRGSRVQSVSNELAGERIDIILWDENPAQFVINAMSPAEVESIVVDEESGSMDLAVKEEHLSQAIGRGGQNVRLASQLTGWELNIMTEQQAEEKSEAEANALKQLFMEQLDVDEEIASIFVQEGFSSIEEIAYVPTKELIEIEEFDEDIVQELRARARDVLLTRAIANEEDTDGREPAEDLLALDGMDAELAHKLAAKGIVTQEDLAEQSVDDLLEIEGIEEGQARELIMAARAPWFAAEEQQS
- the infB gene encoding translation initiation factor IF-2, translating into MADVTVRQLAEVVGIPVDRLILQLGEAGLPITDADQTISDKDKMELLTHLRNSHGKDSDKSEPKKITLRRKTVGELKLTTPTHGRAKPQTRKVNVEYRRKRTYAMRGELPPEGAEPAVEEQPMAPPAEQAQIEVPAPVVEAAPPVIVEPVRELVPDIIVVPSTVEAKPTDGARPSAPAAETEESGDKKGKRRKKRDERETKYGREELHVSAAPGGARRKKKTKMKTASFNTPRHGFEKPTQPIVRVVTIPETITVAELAQKMSVKAAEVIKAMMTMGSMVTINQVIDQETAAVVVEEMGHKVQLLQENAIEEQVLERDHEDEGEETPRPPIVTIMGHVDHGKTSLLDYIRRTKVAAGEAGGITQHIGAYHVETDRGVITFLDTPGHAAFTAMRARGARITDIVVLIVAADDGVKPQTLEAIKHAKAAKVPIVVAINKIDKPDADPDRVRHELAAQEIIPEDWGGDTIFTQVSAKTGLGVDDVLEAILLQAEVMELKAVPERAAAGTVIESSLDKGRGPVATILVQNGTLHKGDVILTGTEYGRVRAMLDESGKPVDAAGPSMPVVVLGLSGTPNAGDDMVVVADERRAREVALHRQGKYRDVKLAARKATKLEDLFTGKEGTPTLNIVIKADVQGSVEALKDALTQLSGEEVAVNIISDGVGGITESDMNLALASNAVVIGFNVRADSVARRLAEENGIDLRYHSIIYNVIEEVKQALSGMLSPEFREQIIGLAEVRDVFKSPKFGAIAGCLVVEGVVRRSNPIRVLRDNVVIYEGELESLRRFKDDVNEVKAGTECGIGVRNYNDVRVGDQIEVYERVEVRRQL